The sequence ATCTTTTCGATCGGATGCGGGTAATACTTTGTCTTTACCGCGCCATTACTCATTTTCAGGGAAGCCGTGGTGACGGGGAACAAATGCTGTGCTGGTACCCATGGCCCTTTACTGAGAATGTTTACATTCACATCACCCTGCAGGTCAATACCATCGATGGGATAGAATTTCTTCATTTCCTCCATGTGCAGTAAGCCTGTCAGGTTCGCATCGATCTGTGGTGCGAGGGCATTGTTTATTTGCACATGTCCTTTAATGTAATTGCTCAATGCTTCTGCGTTGATCTTGTTTACATTTAAATGGACATTAGAATAATTGTTATCCTTGCTATAGGCTTCTACTTCAAATCCAATATTTTTGATAGGCTCCTTCACATCTTCAAAGTGCAACGAACCATCGCTGAAAGTAGAATGGAAATCAAAGGCAGGTACACTTACATTCGGCACATATCGGCCATCGGCTGTGAACTTTGCCAGCAGGTGTCCTTTCAGCTTAAATTTATCATAACCAATGGCTTTGGTCCATTGCTCCATATCAATGTCGGCATCCATCTTTGCTTTTACCAGCGGTTTGTTCAGACCGGTGACCTCGATATCCGCATTCAGGTGGCCTTTACCCAGTTGGAATGATAAGGAATCTAAGCTGATATTCAGACGGTCCGGATTCATCTGCGGCATGCGGGTGATGAAATCCAGTCTTAATTTCTCAATCTTGCTGGAAGCGCCTGAACTGGAAATTTCCCCCTCTCTTACTTTTATCTTAAAAGTAAAATCAGGCATCCTGTTCGCATTGGCAAGGTACTTCCCTTTCAGAGAGGCAGAAAGCTCGGCATCCCCCTCAATATCTGTATGTTCCATCCAGGAGAGGTACTTGGCAGGCAGGGCACTGAACAGCGCTTCCAGTGTAGATGCACCGGAGCCTAACTGGAAGTCCATCTCATAACCATTCCGGAGAAAACTGAATTCGCCTTTGAACTGAACGGGTAACTGGTTAATCTTCAGGTCGTTCTTTTCAAATACCAGGTCGAGTGACTTCGTATTGATCCTTGTGATCAGATCACCCTTTAGTTTTTTGGATTGTATATATGGTACGCCTCCATAAGACAGGTCGAATGAATTGATACCAATATGCGAAAAGAGATCAAACTTGTTGGACTTCAGGTTGCCCTTGCCTACATAATTTACATCGTTCGCTTTGATATTCAATGCGAGTGAACGATCGTTGTAGACAATACGACAATGTTCCAGCTGTATCCGATCTATGTGCAGCGATGCACCGCTGGTATCTTCCTTCGTTGCCTTCGCAGGCGCAGTGGATTGATAAATATTGTAGTTAGGCCGTCCATCAGTATCTACCTGCACGTGTACATTTCCTTTTGTGAGGTAGATCTCATTGATCTTTATGGTTTTAGAAAATACGGTAGATAAGTCTACCCCTAATGAAACTTCGGAAGCCACGATGAGCGTATCCGATTCAAAAGGTGCAGACCCTTTCAGACTAAAATCATAGAGGGTGAGTGTTAAAGATGGAAAGTGGTTAAAGAAGGATAATCTGGCCTTCGAGAAATTCAGCTCACTGGTTATGCTATTATTGGCCCAGGTCTTAATTTTGTTTGAAACAGCCTTTGGAAAAAGCAAAGGCAGGATAAATAGCAATAGTAATACTCCTCCGAAAGACAAAGAAATAACTTTCAATGCTTTCCAAGAGGACTTCTTGAATCTGGCACTTAGCATAAAAAGGTATAGGAGCGTTAATTAGGTTTCCGCTTGCGGGCGCAAAGATAGAGATTCTCCAACCTGTTTTTCAAATAATTTTAACACTCCCAGTTTTCAGGTAAAAATTTCCTGGAATGCTTTCATATTCGGCGTCGTAGCACTCTTATCCAAAACTGCAAAAACGACTGATTTAAAGCATTTACTGTACTTTCCTCCGTTTAATAAATAGCTACCGAAATAACGCGCGATATCTTTGGGATCATTTCTAAACACGCCACATCCCCAGGCGCCTAATAAGAGATGTTCGATATTATGATGTGCAAATACGCCCAGTACCCTGTCCATTCTGCGGAGCATGACATCTTCAGTCTGTGCTTTTTCGTGGGGGCGATTATTCAATATTGCACCAACGTTCACAGCAGGACTGTTGATGAACGAGACAGGATAAGGATCCGGCAGCAGTTCGCCGTTATCGTTGCGGAACACGGCTACATCCGGACTCCAGATCATATGATCCGAGTACAGTAGCGTAGGCCTGGCCCTGTTATACTCGTACATCTCAAAATGTTTTGAGAGCGTTGCGTACAATGCAGATGACATGGCGAGACTTTCTTCCTGCGCAACGGCACCTCCCAGAAAACCGCCTCCGGGGTTCTTGGCGGAGGCGAAATTGAGGCAACCGATCTTCTTGTTCTGACGTATCATAGCCGCAGCAGCATCGAGTACCGTGGTGTTAATCACTTCGAATGTGGTTACTTCGTTGGCTGCGGCAGCTTTTTCGGCTACCTCCGGCATGAGGGTGTTGAAGTCATCAGGGGTGTACAATTTGCAATCTTCGAGCATAGTAGCAATGGATGCTTTGATGTTGACAACCTCTTCTTTCACACGATAATAGCCCTGGTCAATGATCTGCAGGGTCTCCTGGGCCTTCTCGGCCCGTGTTGTTTTTTTCATTATGTAATGGATTTCTTTTTCAGCCATGCCCGTACGGGTTCATCATACAGTTTGAGGCTGGCATAACCTACAAAAACGGCTACAGCAAAAGTGAGCAGTGCATAGCCAATGGCTAGTGACGGAGCTACCTGCCTGTTGTCGTAGGCCCATGCGGTGTAAATGTAAATAAATGGGTAATGGGTGATGTAAATTGGGTATGAGATGTCCCCCAGGAATTTGCATACTTTATATTCTTTGGTGCTGTGGGTCTGACCACCTGCACCGAGGTAAACTATCAGGGGAAATACAAATATAATGGCCAGTGCTTCGTACAGGCCATTGGCCCACAAGCGTTCAGCACCACCTATTCTTGGCATGAACAGTACTACTGCCAGCAGGAGACTTGACCACAGGAACGCATTTTTAATACGTTTCGGTTTGGTTACCCTGGCCAGTAATAAACCGCCAAAGAAAGGGAACATCATCCTGATAAATCCAATCTTGATCTGCTCTGGCGTGAGAGACCATCCACCAACAATATCGCCGGCCTGACTGGTAACTGTATAATACATTAATACAGCACCAGAAAGAACGACCAATGCAGTTAATAGTCCTTTGGAAAAACGTCGGATACCTAATCCGTATAAAATATTTGCGATGTACTCGTAAAATAAAGACCAGCCTGGGCCATTCAGCGGATGTAATTCCTGCCAGCCACGGATGTCCATAGAAACGGGTATAGGCAGCAGGGTGAAACCTACGAGCATGGTCAACAATACCTGCCATACAGGCACCGTATGGATCAGGGGAAATACTACAGGGGAATCACTAAAATAAAAGCAGATAGCACCGATGATCATCCCCATGATCACCATAGGCTGCAATCGTTCGAGACGGCGGCGGAAGAAGTTGCCGACAGACATTTTGTGCCAGCGGTCATCGTAAGCATAAGAGATCACGTACCCCGAAAGCAGGAAGAAGAAGTCAACAGCCAGGTATCCATGATTAATGATCTGAGTAAGATGACTAGTAGCATGGGCTTCAAAAATGTGAAAGGCGACAACAATCAAAGCAGCGACGCCTCTTAATCCATCCAGAATCTGGTAATGAGGTTTGGATGGGAGTGGATTTGCATTCATAACGGTATTAGATAAAAGTCGGGGGAAGGTAATAAAAACAGTTTAAAAATTTACAATTTGTAATTCTAAATACGGATGTTTATTTTGGGTAGATATGAAAGGGGACTTACAATCAAAGCAGCATTACGAAATCCTGGATGGCCTGAGAGGCGTTGCGGCTATTGCCGTGGTCACATTTCATTTTATGGAAATCGTCTTTTCGGATTATAGCAAAAACTTTATCGGGCATGGGTTCCTGGCAGTAGATTTTTTCTTTTGCCTGAGTGGGTTTGTGATTGCGTATGCGTATGATAGTCGTATAGGTCGTATGGGATTGAAAGCGTTTTTTACGGCGAGGATCATACGCTTACATCCTCTGGTGGTATTGGGTTCCATATTGGGACTGATTGGTTTTCTCTGGGATCCGTTTGTAGCTCCGCCCGCTGGTTATGGGTTTGGAAAGCTGGCGCTGCTTTTTGTCACATCTATACTAATGATCCCTTATCCGGTGGTGGCAGAGCGGTGGTTTAACCTGTTCAATCTGAATGCCCCATCATGGTCATTGTTTTGGGAGTATGTAGCGAATATAGTGTATGGGGTGGTGTTGTGGAGATTGAATAGGCGGGTGTTGTTAGGCTTGCTGGTCATAGCTGCCGTGGGAATATTGTATGTGAGTCATAGTGCCGGTAACCTGATGGGGGGATGGAGTGGCGGTACTTTCTGGCAGGGTGGTGCGAGGATTGCGTATAGCTTTTTGGCGGGGATGCTGGTATTCAGGTATAAACTGATACTTCGGAATAAATTAGGTTTTTTAGGGTTGTCAGTGATGTTGCTGGCGGCTTTGATGATGCCTTATACAAGTTTTAACTGGCTGGCAGAGGCGTTGGTGGTGATGGTGTATTTTCCGTTATTAATTGCGCTGGGGGCAGGTGCGGGTAAGCATATCGCAACACAGGCGATTTGTAACTTTTCAGGGAAGATCTCTTACCCTTTGTATATGACCCATTATATGGTGATGTTTGCATTTGCGAATTATTTGAACCAGTATAAGCCGGGTACTACGCAGTTGACGTGGATCATTGTGATTGGATTGGTGGTGTTGATAGGGTTTGGGTGGTTAGCAATGGTATTGTATGATATGCCAGTGAGAAAATATTTAACTAACAGGATGAATCAAAAATAAATAAACCTCTTCAGAATTGCATAAAGGACTACTTATCTCCATTAGGTACTCTAATATAAAGAGGCCGTATCAGAAGTAAGATACGGTCTCTTATCTTTTATCAATAGTCCGGTAAGTTTTCCACAGCTTCGCTGTGGAAAACTTACCGGATTATTGATAAAATAAATAAACGATAATCATAGGATTTCCCAGAAAACCGAGATAGCATAGAACCAATTCTCGCAATATCATTTGATGATTGTATCGTTGCAGGAAGTTTTGAATATAAGCTAGCCGAATTCCAATTCATTTTAGATAAACTTAAAATTTCAGTTGCAATTGTTTCAAGTGAAGATGGACCATAATGCTTTTTTATGACAAGTGGGGCCGGTATTCCTCGCCCTCCCATAAAATCCCTACCACCTTGTTGCTTAATAGAAGGAGTAGTGCCATGGGTAAAAAGTAATCCTGTGTAAGAATTAACTTCGATGCAGGTTCCTCTGGCTACAGGATACTTATCTATTTCAAATTTTTCATGCACTTGTAAAGAATTAATAAATCGAAGGCTTTCTTCTATATTAATTTCTATCAAGTCTATTACTGGAAAGTTTTTCAACCCATCTAATATACCTTCTTTCTTCTCTTCTGTAAATAAGGTTCTCTTATGAATAACAACTCTTTTAGGTGGTTCATTAGTAGCTTCGACAAATAATTGAGCAGTAGATGTTCCAAACTGGTAGGCATCATTATAAGAAAGGTGTGGTCTTTTATTTCTAACGATTTTAAATTCATTAAAAATATTATATTTTCGTTACCAATTCCAAAAACAACGTCATGAAATAACACAATATTCTACAGAAATATTCTAATCAAATTCTTTTAATTATGGATTTTAGTAAAATATGGGAATTCTTCATACCTGAAAAAAAGACAACCTCTAATAAACTGTTCGTATTATTTATTTTTATCGCAGGTATTATTTTTGTCAATGACATCTTTAGTTTCACTTTTTTTTATCGGATTGATAAAAAGATTGCTATTATTCGTGAGATGAATGCAATTATAAATGATACGCAAGGAGATAGTTCAACTCACAAATCTTTGCTTGAAATGAGAAATGACGTAATAACGCAATCACCTGCAATCATAGGATTTCCTGAATCTGTTTTCAAAAATAACCAGGGGTTAATTCCTTGGCTCTTTTATCTAACAGCCATTCTTTTAAATGCTTTTATTATTATATTCGGCTTCGCATTGGTATTTATGAAGCAGGATAAGAATGAGAGAATGAGTCTCAAAGATTATTTTTCAGTTTTTCCATATTATATAGGGACTACTTTAATAACATTATTTATTTGCTTGATAATTCCTAAATTTCCATTATGGGGATACCTCTTTACTTATATTCTGAATTTTATTATTCATGTGTTACTCTTGCTAGTTATGTTAGCTTATACAACAGGCTCCAATACATCACAAAAGGAGACTGAATCGTAATAAGAGGTGGCACGGTTAAAATAAATGAGAGTCCGCGGCATGGTTAAA is a genomic window of Chitinophaga sp. LS1 containing:
- a CDS encoding AsmA-like C-terminal region-containing protein; translation: MLSARFKKSSWKALKVISLSFGGVLLLLFILPLLFPKAVSNKIKTWANNSITSELNFSKARLSFFNHFPSLTLTLYDFSLKGSAPFESDTLIVASEVSLGVDLSTVFSKTIKINEIYLTKGNVHVQVDTDGRPNYNIYQSTAPAKATKEDTSGASLHIDRIQLEHCRIVYNDRSLALNIKANDVNYVGKGNLKSNKFDLFSHIGINSFDLSYGGVPYIQSKKLKGDLITRINTKSLDLVFEKNDLKINQLPVQFKGEFSFLRNGYEMDFQLGSGASTLEALFSALPAKYLSWMEHTDIEGDAELSASLKGKYLANANRMPDFTFKIKVREGEISSSGASSKIEKLRLDFITRMPQMNPDRLNISLDSLSFQLGKGHLNADIEVTGLNKPLVKAKMDADIDMEQWTKAIGYDKFKLKGHLLAKFTADGRYVPNVSVPAFDFHSTFSDGSLHFEDVKEPIKNIGFEVEAYSKDNNYSNVHLNVNKINAEALSNYIKGHVQINNALAPQIDANLTGLLHMEEMKKFYPIDGIDLQGDVNVNILSKGPWVPAQHLFPVTTASLKMSNGAVKTKYYPHPIEKINVDAMLVDTTGNFQALRFDIKPVAFEFEGQAFHLKASVDNFNDPHYDIVANGAIDLGKIYKVLGKDGYDVDGMIKADLSLHGTQSDAMSGQFAKLNNKGSLTVKGVTVKADIFPLPFHINDGVFRFADDKMWFDKFDVHYGKSDLHLDGYLNNLIGYMTQKDQHLQGALELKSHYIQVDELAAYTSNSDPADAAAGVPGVVIIPANVSLTIHAAADRVNYNSIDLHRFHGQLAIDNGTLNMSNTGFNIIDAPVVMDAQYTSLSAQRAQFDFHISAKEFDIKRAYKEIRLFHDMATSASTASGIVGLDYHINGRLDENMKVSYPSLKGEGVLTLKRIKLKGFKLLNTVSSKTGKEDIKDPSLSEVNIRTSIANNIITIERTKLRIAGMRPRFEGQVSFDGRLNLKGRVGLPPLGIWGIPFSVTGTQHNPNVKLGRNKDMDLQEGKEE
- a CDS encoding TIGR02452 family protein, which translates into the protein MKKTTRAEKAQETLQIIDQGYYRVKEEVVNIKASIATMLEDCKLYTPDDFNTLMPEVAEKAAAANEVTTFEVINTTVLDAAAAMIRQNKKIGCLNFASAKNPGGGFLGGAVAQEESLAMSSALYATLSKHFEMYEYNRARPTLLYSDHMIWSPDVAVFRNDNGELLPDPYPVSFINSPAVNVGAILNNRPHEKAQTEDVMLRRMDRVLGVFAHHNIEHLLLGAWGCGVFRNDPKDIARYFGSYLLNGGKYSKCFKSVVFAVLDKSATTPNMKAFQEIFT
- a CDS encoding acyltransferase family protein; amino-acid sequence: MNANPLPSKPHYQILDGLRGVAALIVVAFHIFEAHATSHLTQIINHGYLAVDFFFLLSGYVISYAYDDRWHKMSVGNFFRRRLERLQPMVIMGMIIGAICFYFSDSPVVFPLIHTVPVWQVLLTMLVGFTLLPIPVSMDIRGWQELHPLNGPGWSLFYEYIANILYGLGIRRFSKGLLTALVVLSGAVLMYYTVTSQAGDIVGGWSLTPEQIKIGFIRMMFPFFGGLLLARVTKPKRIKNAFLWSSLLLAVVLFMPRIGGAERLWANGLYEALAIIFVFPLIVYLGAGGQTHSTKEYKVCKFLGDISYPIYITHYPFIYIYTAWAYDNRQVAPSLAIGYALLTFAVAVFVGYASLKLYDEPVRAWLKKKSIT
- a CDS encoding acyltransferase family protein, with the translated sequence MKGDLQSKQHYEILDGLRGVAAIAVVTFHFMEIVFSDYSKNFIGHGFLAVDFFFCLSGFVIAYAYDSRIGRMGLKAFFTARIIRLHPLVVLGSILGLIGFLWDPFVAPPAGYGFGKLALLFVTSILMIPYPVVAERWFNLFNLNAPSWSLFWEYVANIVYGVVLWRLNRRVLLGLLVIAAVGILYVSHSAGNLMGGWSGGTFWQGGARIAYSFLAGMLVFRYKLILRNKLGFLGLSVMLLAALMMPYTSFNWLAEALVVMVYFPLLIALGAGAGKHIATQAICNFSGKISYPLYMTHYMVMFAFANYLNQYKPGTTQLTWIIVIGLVVLIGFGWLAMVLYDMPVRKYLTNRMNQK